A segment of the Haloferax marinisediminis genome:
CACGGGCCAGTGTATCTCTGGTCAGCAGGGCACCCACACGACGTCGGTACGCCGTCGATCATTCGTACGTTGTATTGTACGTTGTATTCATGATTCTCAGGTTCGGCGTGGCTCGCATTGCGGACTAGAACGTCGCCGTCGAATAACGAGAATTCGAATGCCTCGTATTGGGCCCGTTTCAGAACACGCTTGGTTGGGTCAAGTCTTGCTAGTAGGGATTCGGACATGATATTTTTCGAAGCGCCCAGATGAGAGCGCCTCGCCCATCGAGGCGCTAGTAAATCAACAAGTCACTCGTAGCTATCGTAGACCTCTACCAGAATCCATGGTCATACTCAAGCCACCAAGGATGTTCCATCGGGTCATATTCTTCCAGCGAGCCTGGATGAGCAGTTGTCCGCGGCATGAGAACTCCCAAATGCTTGAGTTGGTGCGTGAAATTATGGACGACGTTTTGTCGGATGAGTGATTTCCAGACGTCCTCGTCCTGGTATATTTGAGCTCTGTCTTCTGATTCAAGATAGCGGATGGCTTGTGATTGCTTGCCTGGACGGCAAAGCAGATTTAAAAAGGCGTTAGGATATCGGGTGACAAGTCGCTCAAGAACATCCGGTAGGACGACGTGTGCTTGATTGAATGAGCCGATTGCTTCGTACAACAGTTCGAAATCAGGATGACGGCGGAAAAGATCCCGAATGAAGAGTGCGACCGTTGGGTGTGACTCACAGAGCGCGCCACCTTGCGGAATGCGGTCTTTGAGCGAGTCAAGGTTTTGAAGTGTGACTATATCTTTGCCTCCTAAGAAGGTCACAGCAATTTTTCCACGGTCCGTCAACGAGTGATCGTTACGATTGAGTAATCCAAGCTCGATCGCTCCAGAAACTGATGCCCCGCCTTCGTGGAAATCGTACTTACGCTCGTCTGCGAGTTCGTCGACGATATCCGCCTTATCTGCCGTTTTGAGTTCGTCCATTACAAGGACCGGGGCGAGATAGTTCAGCGGTTGAGACAACTGCAGTCCAGAGATATTCCCGTTAGTGACGTTGCCCTCGAAATAAGATTTGAGACGTGTCTCGACATCATATAGCGACTCTTTGATTTGGGCATCGGGATCATACTGGCTAACTTCCCCCGCTGGGTTGACCCCTAAAAACCCAATTACACCATTATCCTTCGAGAGGTGGTTGAGTTCTGTCGCTGGTGCAGCGAGATACGAGTAGTGAGCACCGTCTCGATAAATCGTCGCTTGGCCCAGGCCTGTGTCAATATCTTCGGCTCCTTTGACCTCAACGGCAAACACATGTCCGCTAGGTGTCCGTCCGAGGATATCTGGATATCTGCCATCGATTGTAATTCGGTGACTTTGGTACTCTCTAAGAACTGCCTCATATCGGTCTTCATGTGCGTCTGGAATGTGAACGAAGAACGAGTACGACTGGGAGTTGAGGTAGGATACAACGTGTTCGAATACCTCGGGCTCCGTCATCGGTGTATCCATTGCTACTGCTGACACCTCAGTGATGGGTCAAGAATCCGTCGACACACAGACTCCTGTAGTTGGTGTATCAGGCTATAACATGCGTTCGAACAACCGGATCGGATTCGTTGAAGTGGTCTGGTCGTTTGAATGTGGTCGATGACAAACAAATTCGCGGCACAAACGTAATAACGGCCTCCTTGCTTCACGGAATAGTTTTCATGTGATATTGATTCAGTTCCTCAGGGGTCACAAACTTATTTGTACCAATAGCATCCGTACGACATATGCAAGACGATAGGGATATCAAACCAACTATTCTGGAGGTCGACATATATCCGACAAGCCCGGAAGAACAGGAAGAGAGACAATTTAATTGTGTGAGGAATCTTCTCGCAGACTACGGGTTCTCAATCGCGGATATCTCCACTGAGCAGGATAGCAACCCTGTTTTGACTGATGCATTCACTACCTTAGATAGTAATATCGAGTCTGTTGAACAAATTGTAAAAACGTTAGAGGAGTGGTATCCGGGACATGAAGTCTCGTACTCCCGGATATATTCAGACCTCTATCGTGAGACAGCAATTTTCCCAGAAACGCAACTGATCGCGGTAGAGTATGTCAAAGGTGGAGCAACAGACTATCAGGCGATGACGGAGTACACAGAGTGATGGAGTTGAGTCTATTCTGGATATAGGTGAATACTCAGACATCCTGCTGACTACACCCTCTGAATGTTGCACGCGGCTACTGACAGTGACTGGGGAGGTCTCTGTGGGCGTGCTGAATACAGGGCGCGTAGTCGTCAAGACCACATCTGAAACCTCAGTTGACGGGCTCCTTTGTGTCCAAGATAGCAGAAAGCTATACATTGAATCTCCCCCCACGGTCCAGATACAATGATAC
Coding sequences within it:
- a CDS encoding SWIM zinc finger family protein gives rise to the protein MSESLLARLDPTKRVLKRAQYEAFEFSLFDGDVLVRNASHAEPENHEYNVQYNVRMIDGVPTSCGCPADQRYTGPCKHRIAVAIRRSILDAVEQMQMVADGGAVTDEQPETGVEDDATPDDCDCDVLDDYFPCWACVDSGRRELPE